Proteins encoded within one genomic window of Gasterosteus aculeatus chromosome 18, fGasAcu3.hap1.1, whole genome shotgun sequence:
- the LOC120807944 gene encoding uncharacterized protein LOC120807944 isoform X3, producing MGRKNAARRKVRKNSQGEEGNSSQGKMSPGVQHVPEGISTTGDPVTSPKARSPKSDVGESSVSSSPKPDAPSQASPEGAENESPCPDKAELSDNLQDSNSVIAATPPRAVDGPADMEGDGSVYKVERRTETPESKRRSLKVSRSEVKFFTKYVPLDPKKHSAGESEEFEAALKKHKDEAKDYQKTERDARLNKLKNIDEEPKPVAGAVSDKITLFERPAEGVNKRTIQSPRSADVSPVRNTRLLLSENRSRSVECSSTGRSSSPSPLGDSAMTIKDRARNFEGASERKKKPVMPRKPDIVGMSQKATSSVVPKSSEVDNQGQLDTEKQIQQAKPEITLKPDGQDSTAAGLEISIPKEQSTDSNSNSKVSGRTSDRGTKSNSVETNVPPTSPGDSKELTDMISPQAKGPSRKGPRSKRRKGLEPTGPTSPTSESPPDRSASKPQLTANKQQQVDEAACAPKPLTEKASFPSDRAQGNTEAQQEALKKEPQVLGNQKKKLDSSFKKKSIEKPVNRQEGIPEPSINKDEPDTAAGSSGTKAPVDKDPVISPQKKKEAGEHGHLFSRRREKASEEGTETSTSSPTSAAPGEQPIKKTGLIEQEPPVEQPKEESPVEAKSTEANKKDTGRTQKDVELIDQALSKDAGKLEQAESKKTNQTEKHNRDKAQQLLRRDKNTAAVSESRRGFSEAEGCAVRNDAAKNSERKDEPQPAEVTTKPESNRPEPDPPSSELSRPQTGPPGSPARPAEFPGTARDPQLPSASPEKTENSPDDSRAGGADGARSPRPKPIATATAAAEKAAVKAADGAPSALAPAEPGSVSPKGPSDKEVLPPSASKPLSGGVARQDAGGSLKDSGDVTKPAPTPQQREGSPDIASASEITKETDGAASDPKANAVEKTVKELSPVATCHISLPSRLSAVEKEQAKEKPRKAPRGTPPPRATDAIQDMTQHPTAKKHHFPRGRSRDDSETRRDAPSSWLDVDFPRRTLKVSTAKLTSSGSENNLLDTSGDLDDNNFIEKIRKLCAPFSLPPRKHNPLRTPQPPFAMPAIKEARFEKTFDPEEFKFGLSKKSQFSVDAGPSLLTSKYQEKETKNILKPARASLADRSMLLGILDPHSRLRDNTPVKDEDDVKEERDEQIKVKSRLEGSCVLNSLSSSILRAKRNGAVSPGDAPQLSPTLEHQPPPPSPTAGAALRDTRAPSFREEARTAGSVPGDSGLPLPAFNDTKLPDYLEKYLPQEPAKPEHSIKGEERVTAEVTGKMTSAASGVEADLAGKLGPALPAPPRLPEIPPGAQPTRFELNKPPALPQAVVRNNIRTQKGFHKRPGKMVLFEKPQFSGQVHEIYRDMADATSLQLSPLISVKVVRGCWVIYEKPDFQGRCIALEEGGSELTNMWADSGPETEPQNSPPMLIGSIRLAVSDYSLPHIDLFTEPDGLGRVTPYHDDTIETGSFGVPLSTGSIRVHSGVWLVFSDPGFQGMISVLGTGEYPLPDSWGFTSPFVGSLRPLKMGGFKVENPNEVKAVLYEEPGLAGAGLEIDSDVFSFGESQGDVTGAAGANADSGKPVSVASLKIMGGLWVGYSEPAFEGQQYILEEGEYLHCGDWGGSDRLGSLRPISADFMSPHLKMFSDKDFGELGVNIGLTVPVIDMDATGYGVKTQSIDVFSGVWVAFEEPGFCGECYLLEKGLYGSPEDWGALQPRVASAMPVVLDDFENAAKFKLQIFSEPGFQGSVVPLEDSVASLQDGVSVSSCKVLAGSWLAFEGRDFTGRMYLLELGSYPDLRAMGCANAKSSILSLQTVGFEFSLPSITLFERCGLWGKRVVLTDGSVNLQLVGGCSRIQSVLVEGGMWVLYEGINYRGPQILLKPGEVPDWRKSSSWQTIGSLRPLMQKRVPFRLRNRQTGLMLSVTGDLDDVKLMRVQETEETDGFEQIWHYQNGHLHCKLLEECCLSPSGSVTMAGSRVGLSPEPNNQDNLWSITPQGFIRYSQTSDLVLEVKGGKLYDKNQVILNKLNPAKLDQQWDVEII from the exons ATGGGGCGTAAAAACGCAGCCAGAAGGAAAGTCAGGAAGAACTCTCAGGGAGAAGAAGGCAACAGCTCCCAGGGAAAGATGTCCCCCGGCGTCCAACATGTCCCAGAGGGAATCTCCACAACAGGCGACCCAGTAACCAGCCCTAAAGCCAGAAGTCCAAAGTCTGACGTGGGAGAGTCCTCTGTAAGCTCCTCCCCAAAGCCCGACGCGCCCTCTCAGGCCTCACCTGAAGGAGCAGAGAATGAGTCACCCTGCCCCGATAAAGCCGAGCTGTCGGACAACCTCCAGGACTCAAACTCAGTCATCGCAGCCACTCCGCCACGTGCAGTTGATGGACCCGCAGACATGGAGGGTGACGGCAGTGTTTACAAAGTAGAGCGGAGGACGGAGACACCAGAGTCCAAACGCAGGAGTCTCAAGGTTTCTCGAAGCGAGGTGAAGTTTTTTACTAAGTATGTGCCTCTGGATCCTAAGAAACATTCGGCCGGAGAATCCGAGGAATTTGAAGCAGCATTGAAGAAGCACAAAGATGAAGCAAAGGATTACCAGAAAACAGAGCGTGATGCCAG ACTAAACAAGCTTAAGAACATTGACGAGGAGCCCAAGCCAGTCGCTGGCGCCGTTTCGGATAAAATCACCCTCTTTGAGCGCCCTGCAGAAGGAGTTAACAAACGGACCATCCAAAGTCCGAGAAGCGCCGACGTCTCTCCAGTGAGGAACACCCGTTTATTGTTGTCAGAAAACAGGTCGAGATCAGTTGAGTGTTCCAGCACGGGCAGGTCCAGCTCGCCATCGCCCCTCGGGGACAGTGCGATGACGATCAAAGACCGAGCGAGGAACTTTGAGGGGGCatctgaaagaaagaagaagccgGTGATGCCTCGAAAGCCAGACATTGTAGGAATGTCTCAGAAGGCTACCTCATCTGTTGTACCAAAGTCATCAGAGGTAGACAATCAGGGTCAACTGGATACCGAAAAGCAAATACAGCAAGCAAAGCCTGAGATAACATTAAAACCGGATGGACAAGATAGCACCGCTGCAGGGTTAGAGATTTCCATTCCAAAAGAACAATCAACAGACTCCAATTCAAACAGCAAAGTGTCCGGGAGAACATCAGACCGGGGCACGAAATCTAACAGTGTTGAAACGAATGTTCCGCCTACAAGTCCCGGTGATTCTAAAGAACTGACTGACATGATCAGCCCACAGGCCAAAGGCCCAAGCAGAAAAGGCCCCCGctccaaaagaagaaaaggcctGGAGCCCACCGGTCCCACCAGCCCGACGAGTGAAAGCCCTCCGGATCGCTCCGCGAGTAAGCCACAGCTCACTGCTAATAAACAGCAACAGGTGGACGAGGCCGCTTGTGCCCCCAAACCACTCACGGAGAAAGCCTCATTTCCATCCGATAGAGCCCAGGGAAACACAGAAGCCCAGCAGGAAGCGTTGAAGAAAGAGCCACAGGTGTTAGGAAATCAAAAGAAGAAGTTGgattcttcatttaaaaagaagagcaTTGAGAAACCAGTGAACAGACAGGAGGGAATACCTGAACCGTCAATCAACAAGGATGAACCCGATACTGCTGCTGGTAGCAGCGGAACCAAGGCGCCGGTCGACAAGGATCCTGTTATTTCACctcaaaagaagaaagaggCAGGAGAACACGGCCACTTATTCTctcggaggagagagaaggccTCCGAGGAAGGCACAGAaacttccacctcctcccccacctccgccGCGCCGGGAGAACAACCTATTAAGAAGACTGGTTTGATAGAGCAAGAGCCACCTGTTGAACAGCCGAAAGAAGAATCACCAGTGGAGGCTAAATCTACCGAGGCGAATAAAAAAGACACGGGGCGAACACAGAAGGACGTAGAACTAATAGATCAGGCTTTGAGTAAAGATGCTGGCAAATTGGAACAGGCTGAGAGCAAAAAAACGAATCAGACTGAGAAGCACAACAGAGACAAAGCACAGCAGCTTCTGCGTCGTGATAAAAACACGGCCGCGGTTTCAGAGAGCAGACGGGGTTTCTCAGAGGCAGAGGGGTGTGCGGTGAGGAATGACGCGGCAAAGAATTCTGAAAGAAAAGATGAGCCACAGCCAGCGGAAGTCACAACAAAACCAGAATCAAATCGCCCAGAACCAGACCCTCCGTCCTCAGAACTGAGCAGGCCCCAAACCGGGCCTCCGGGGTCACCGGCGAGGCCTGCGGAGTTCCCCGGAACGGCGAGAGACCCGCAGCTTCCTTCCGCGTCCCCGGAGAAAACGGAGAATTCCCCAGATGACTCACGTGCGGGTGGAGCTGACGGCGCTCGCTCCCCGAGGCCGAAGCCGATCGCCACAGCAACCGCGGCCGCTGAGAAAGCGGCTGTGAAAGCTGCGGACGGGGCCCCGTCGGCGCTGGCGCCCGCGGAGCCCGGTAGCGTGTCGCCAAAGGGTCCGTCAGATAAGGAGGTTTTGCCTCCTTCTGCCTCAAAACCTTTGAGCGGCGGCGTAGCGAGGCAGGATGCTGGTGGGTCCTTGAAAGACTCGGGAGACGTTACGAAACCAGCTCCAACACCTCAGCAGCGTGAAGGATCTCCCGATATTGCGAGTGCAAGCGAGATCACCAAAGAAACCGATGGCGCTGCTTCCGACCCAAAGGCCAATGCGGTAGAGAAGACAGTGAAGGAACTTTCACCTGTGGCTACATGTCATATCTCCCTACCTTCACGACTCAGCGCAGTCGAGAAGGAGCAGGCCAAGGAAAAACCAAGAAAAGCTCCGAGAGGAACCCCTCCCCCGCGTGCTACCGACGCGATCCAAGACATGACCCAGCATCCAACCGCCAAGAAGCACCACTTTCCTCGGGGGCGAAGCAGAGACGATTCTGAAACCCGGCGAGACGCTCCTTCGAGCTGGCTGGATGTGGATTTCCCCAGACGGACGCTGAAAGTCTCGACGGCCAAACTGACCTCCTCTGGAAGTGAGAACAATCTTCTGGACACCTCCGGCGACCTGGATGATAACAATTTCATTGAGAAAATCCGAAAGCTTTGTGCACCGTTCTCCCTCCCGCCGCGCAAACACAACCCCCTCCGCACACCGCAGCCGCCGTTCGCCATGCCCGCCATCAAGGAAGCCCGCTTTGAGAAGACGTTTGACCCCGAGGAGTTCAAGTTCGGCTTGAGCAAGAAGAGCCAATTCAGCGTGGACGCGGGCCCGAGCCTCCTAACCTCCAAGTACCaggaaaaggagacaaaaaacatTCTTAAGCCCGCCAGGGCGAGTTTGGCGGACAGGAGCATGCTGCTCGGCATTCTGGACCCTCACTCCCGCCTCAGGGACAACACCCCCGTCAAAGATGAGGACGATGTcaaggaagagagagacgagCAGATCAAGGTGAAGTCTCGCCTGGAGGGGAGCTGCGTCCTCAAcagcctcagctcctccatcctcaGAGCGAAGAGGAATGGAGCCGTGTCACCCGGCGACGCCCCGCAGCTGAGCCCCACACTGGAACATCAGCCGCCCCCGCCGAGCCCGACCGCCGGCGCTGCACTCAGAGACACGCGGGCCCCGAGCTTCAGGGAGGAAGCCCGGACCGCCGGCTCTGTGCCCGGTGACTCAGGCCTTCCACTTCCTGCTTTTAACGACACCAAGCTGCCGGACTATTTGGAGAAGTACCTCCCACAAGAACCAGCGAAGCCAGAGCACAGCATAAAAGGAGAGGAGCGAGTCACAGCCGAG GTTACTGGAAAAATGACATCTGCAGCATCTGGAGTCGAGGCAGACCTCGCTGGGAAACTAGGTCCAGCGCTTCCTGCGCCTCCACGTCTTCCTGAGATTCCTCCGGGCGCACAGCCTACCCGGTTTGAGCTTAACAAGCCGCCGGCTTTGCCACAGGCAGTGGTGAGAAATAAT ATAAGAACTCAAAAGGGATTTCACAAGCGCCCCGGAAAG ATGGTGTTGTTTGAAAAACCTCAGTTCAGTGGCCAGGTGCATGAGATCTACCGGGATATGGCAGATGCTACGTCTTTGCAGCTCTCGCCTCTGATATCTGTGAAGGTTGTTAGAGGATG TTGGGTGATCTATGAGAAGCCGGACTTCCAGGGACGCTGCATCGCcttggaggagggaggcagtgaATTGACAAACATGTGGGCAGACTCCGGTCCGGAGACAGAACCACAGAACAGCCCACCAATGCTAATAGGCTCGATTCGACTGGCTGTCTCG GATTATTCCCTCCCCCACATTGATCTGTTTACTGAACCGGATGGCCTCGGCAGGGTGACACCTTATCACGACGACACCATAGAGACGGGCTCGTTTGGCGTCCCGCTGAGCACCGGTTCCATCCGAGTGCACTCGGGGGT GTGGCTGGTGTTCAGTGACCCCGGCTTCCAAGGCATGATATCTGTCCTGGGGACGGGAGAGTACCCGCTTCCCGACTCCTGGGGCTTCACGTCACCCTTTGTTGGATCTCTTAGACCACTTAAAATG GGTGGTTTCAAAGTGGAGAATCCCAATGAAGTCAAG gcTGTGTTGTATGAAGAGCCCGGCCTTGCGGGTGCCGGTTTGGAAATCGACAGTGACGTTTTCAGTTTTGGTGAAAGTCAAGGAGACGTCACGGGCGCCGCCGGAGCAAACGCGGACTCGGGGAAACCGGTTTCTGTGGCTTCTTTAAAGATCATGGGAGGGCT ctGGGTGGGCTACAGCGAGCCGGCGTTCGAGGGCCAGCAGTACAtcctggaggagggagagtacCTGCACTGCGGCGACTGGGGCGGCTCTGACCGGCTGGGCTCCCTGCGACCGATCTCGGCC GATTTCATGTCTCCACACCTGAAAATGTTCAGCGACAAGGATTTCGGTGAGCTGGGAGTCAACATCGGCCTCACGGTGCCCGTTATTGACATGGACGCCACGGGCTACGGCGTGAAGACACAGTCCATTGACGTCTTCAGTGGCGT cTGGGTGGCGTTTGAGGAGCCGGGCTTCTGTGGCGAGTGCTACCTTCTGGAGAAAGGCCTGTACGGAAGCCCAGAGGACTGGGGGGCGCTGCAGCCCAGGGTGGCCTCAGCAATGCCTGTTGTGTTG gATGATTTTGAGAATGCAGCTAAATTCAAG TTGCAGATTTTCTCTGAACCAGGTTTCCAGGGCTCCGTTGTCCCCCTGGAGGACAGTGTGGCCTCGCTGCAGGACGGCGTCTCTGTGTCCTCATGCAAGGTCCTGGCTGGAAG CTGGCTGGCGTTCGAGGGCCGGGACTTCACTGGCAGAATGTATTTGTTAGAACTGGGGAGCTACCCTGACCTGAGGGCAATGGGCTGCGCCAATGCGAAATCCTCCATCCTGTCGCTGCAGACCGTTGGCTTT GAGTTTTCGCTGCCGTCGATCACCCTGTTTGAGCGCTGCGGCCTGTGGGGCAAGCGGGTGGTGCTGACGGATGGATCGGTGAACCTCCAGCTGGTGGGAGGCTGCAGCAGAATCCAGTCTGTGCTGGTGGAAGGAGGCAT GTGGGTTTTATACGAGGGAATCAACTATCGGGGTCCTCAGATTTTACTGAAACCTGGTGAAGTGCCCGACTGGCGCAAGAgcagcagctggcagacaaTCGGATCCCTTCGCCCTCTCATGCAG AAGCGAGTGCCCTTCCGTTTAAGGAACAGACAGACGGGGCTCATGCTGTCAGTGACCGGGGATTTGGATGATGTCAAACTGATGCGGGTCCAAGAAACGGAGGAGACCGATGGATTCGAACAGATCTGGCACTACCAAAACGGGCACCTCCACTGCAAG CTGCTAGAGGAGTGCTGCCTGAGTCCCAGCGGCAGCGTGACGATGGCAGGAAGCCGCGTGGGTCTCTCCCCGGAGCCAAACAACCAGGACAACCTGTGGAGCATCACGCCTCAGGGATTTATCCGCTACAGCCAAACGTCTGATCTGGtcctggaggtcaaag GGGGGAAGCTCTACGACAAAAACCAAGTCATTCTAAACAAACTCAATCCAGCTAAACTGGATCAACAGTGGGATGTGGAGATCATATGA